The following proteins are encoded in a genomic region of Rattus rattus isolate New Zealand chromosome 2, Rrattus_CSIRO_v1, whole genome shotgun sequence:
- the LOC116894126 gene encoding olfactory receptor 52N2, whose product MSGPNSSSLTPEFFILNGVPGLEDAHVWISLPFCFMYMIAVVGNCGLIYLISHEEALHRPMYYFLALLSFTDVTWCTTTVPNMLCIFWFNFKKIGFNSCLVQMFFVHMLTGMESGVLMLMALDRYVAICYPLRYTSILTNPVIAKAGLATFMRSVMLIFPFTLLTKRLPYCRGTLIPHTYCDHMSVAKVSCGNAKVNAIYGLMVALLIGVFDICCISVSYTMILRAVVSLSSADARHKAFSTCTSHICAIVITYVPAFFTFFTHRFGGHTIPHHIHIIVANLYLLLPPTMNPIVYGVKTKQIRESVIKFLLGDKISNT is encoded by the coding sequence ATGTCTGGACCCAACAGCTCCAGCCTGACCCCAGAATTCTTTATCCTCAATGGTGTTCCTGGGCTGGAAGATGCACATGTCTGGATCTCTCTGCCATTCTGCTTCATGTACATGATTGCTGTGGTGGGGAACTGTGGGCTTATCTACCTCATTAGCCATGAGGAGGCTCTGCACAGACCCATGTACTACTTCCTGGCCTTACTCTCCTTCACTGATGTTACCTGGTGTACTACCACTGTACCCAATATGCTGTGCATATTCTGGTTCAACTTCAAGAAGATCGGATTTAATTCCTGCCTTGTCCAGATGTTCTTTGTCCACATGTTGACTGGAATGGAGTCTGGGGTGCTCATGCTCATGGCCCTGGACCGGTATGTGGCCATCTGCTATCCTCTTCGATACACCTCCATCCTCACCAACCCTGTGATTGCCAAGGCTGGGCTTGCTACATTCATGAGGAGTGTCATGCTCAtctttccattcactctcctcACCAAGCGCTTGCCCTATTGCAGAGGCACCCTTATTCCTCACACTTACTGTGATCACATGTCTGTGGCTAAGGTATCCTGTGGCAATGCCAAGGTCAATGCAATCTATGGCCTCATGGTTGCTCTGTTGATTGGTGTGTTTGACATTTGCTGTATCTCTGTGTCTTACACTATGATACTGAGAGCTGTGGTGAGTCTTTCCTCTGCTGATGCTCGTCACAAGGCCTTCAGCACCTGCACATCTCATATCTGTGCTATTGTGATCACTTATGTGCCtgcatttttcactttctttactCATCGTTTTGGAGGACACACTATTCCCCACCACATCCACATCATAGTGGCCAACCTCTACCTGCTCTTGCCCCCTACCATGAACCCAATTGTTTATGGAGTCAAGACCAAGCAGATTCGGGAAAGCGTAATCAAGTTTTTACTTGGAGACAAAATAAGCAATACCTAG